Within the Streptomyces sp. NBC_00353 genome, the region CCGGCGCCGCGGACGTGTGGGTCGCGGCCTCCGTCAACCAGTGCGACGGCGACGCCCCGATGATCATCGTGGCCCTTGTCAGCGACCGCCCGATCGTCGAGCTGCAGGATTAGCAGCCGACCGCCTTCCGGCTCGGTCGGGAATGACAGGGTCCGGGCGCGTGTTCACCGGAGGAGCGGAGGGTGCCTCCGCGCTGCCCTCGCACAACCGTGCCGGGGCAGCGGCACGATCCATCTGTACAACGGCCTGGAGAGAAGAAGAGTCATGCGCGTCGAGATCTGGAGCGACATCGCCTGCCCCTGGTGCTACATCGGCAAGGCCCGCTTCGAGAAGGGCCTGGCGGGGTTCGCCCATCGCGACCAGGTCGAGGTCGTGCACCGGTCCTTCGAGCTCGACCCGGGCCGCGCCAAGGGCGACACCGCCCAGGTGATCGACATGCTGGCGCAGAAGTACGGGCGTACCCGTGAGGAAGCCCGGTCCATGGAGGCGAACGTCGCGGCCAACGCGCACGCCGAAGGGCTCGGCTACCGGACCGAGGGGCGCGACCACGGAAACACCTTCGACATCCACCGGCTGCTCCACCTCGCCAAGGCCCGCGGACGCCAGGACGAGCTGCTGACGCTCGCCTACCGGGCGAACTTCGCCGAGGAGCGGTCCGTCTTCGACGCCGAGGTGCTGATCGAGCTCGCCCTCGAGGCCGGGCTCGACGGCGACGAGGCGCGGGCCGTGCTCGCCGACCCGGAGGCGTACGCGGCCGAGGTCCGGGCCGACGAGCAGGAAGCGTCCGAGCTGGGCGCCAACGCCGTGCCGTTCTTCGTCCTCGACCGGCGGTACGGGATCTCCGGCGGCCAGCCCGCCGAGGTCTTCGCGCAGGCGCTCGAGCAGGCGTGGAAGGACCGTCCGCTGACCGCCATCGGCTCGGACGGGGCGGCCTGCGACGCCGACGGGGCCTGCGAGGTTCCGCAGGCCGGCAGCCAGGGCTGACCCTGCGCCGCCCCGGCCGGCCGCTCAACTGCATCGATAAGCATTGCTTGGGGGTACCCCTCAACTCTTCGTGATTGACGATGAGTTGAGGGGCATTCAGGCTGGGCGCATGGAGATCTCCTCGCTCACCCAGGCCGTAGCCGCCGAGTTTGCGCCCAAGTCCACGTATCTCAACACCTCCAGCTGCGGGCTGCTGCCCCGCCGAACCGTCGAGGCGGTGAAGACGCTCGCCGACGAGAACGCCGCGGGCACCGGTGCGGGCGCCGGCAGCTTCGACGCCGTGGACGCCGCACGGACCCGGTTCGCCGGGCTCGTCGGTGTCGGTCCCGACCGGGTCGCCACCGGCAGCTCGGTCGCCGTCCATGTCGGTCTGATCGCGGCGTCGCTGGAGCCGGGCGCCGAAGTGCTGGTACCCGAGGGAGAGTTCAGCTCGGTCGTCGGCCCCCTCGCGGTCCGTGGGGATCTGCGGATGCGGTACGCCCCGCTGGACGCCTTGGCCGAGGCGGTGCGGCCCACGACCGCGCTGGTCGCCCTGTCCTCCGTACAGTCCGCCGACGGCCGGATCGCCGACCTCGACGCGGTTCGCGCGGCGGCCGCCGCGCACGGTGCCCGGGTCCTCCTCGACGCCACCCAGTCCGCGGGCTGGCTGCCGCTGGACGCCGGAGCCTACGACTACACGGTCACGGGCGGCTTCAAGTTCCTGCTCTGCCCACGCGGTACGTCGTTCCTCACCGTCACCGAGGAGGCGCAGGAGACCCTGGCGCCGCTGTACGCGAGCTGGGTGGCCGGCGAGGACCGCTGGAACAGCACGTACGGGCCCGTCGGCCGGCTCGCCGCCACCGCGCGCCGCTTCGACGAGGCGCCCGCCTTCCTCGCCTACCACGGCGCCGAGCGCTCCCTCGCGCTGCTGGCCGAGATCGGCATCGACACCGTGCACGCCCACAACACCGCGCTCGCCGCCCGGTTCCGTACCGCGCTGGCCGGGATCGGCCACGAGCCGGTGCCCGGCCGGTCCGCGGTCGTCGCCGTGCCGGGGCTGGGAGGCCGGGAGTCGGCGCTGGCCCGGGCCGGTATCGCCGTGTCGGTCCGGGCCGGAAATCTGCGGGCGGCCTTTCACCTCTACAACACGCAGGCCGATGTGGACCACGCGCTGGAGGTGCTCGCGGGCTGACCGGTCAGCTGCCTTCCGGGCAGTTCTCGGTCTCCCGGGAGAGGTTCTCCTCGACCTTGGCCAGCAGCCGGGCCAGCTCGGCGCGCTCCGTCGCGTCCAGCCCGGCGAGCGTGCGCTTCTCCAGATTCGTCCAGGCCCGCTCGACATCCAAGTGCAGAGCGCAGCTGTCCTCGCTGGCCTCGACCAGGACGGCCCGCCGGTCGTCCGGGTCGGGGCGGCGGCGGACATGACCGGCCTGTTCGAGCCGCTGGAGCATCTTGGTGACGGTCGACGGATCGAGGTCGGCGGCCTTGATCAGCTCCGACTGGCGTGCCGCGCCCGCGTCCCACAGGTACATCATCAGGAACTCCTGGCCGGGGTAGAGCCCGGCGCACCTGAGCGCTTTGCCGGCGGCGATCCGGTGCAGCCGGGCGACCCGTGAGACGGCATGGCTGACCGGGCCGCCGCGGGCGGCGCTCGGCAGCTCGGTACAGACGGGGTCGACGGGTTCGGCCTTCATGGGGACTCCTCGGGGCGATGCTCCGGCCTGCGGCCTGTCCGGCGGATCGGGCCCTGTCCGGGGCCGGGTCCGGCGCTCTCCACGAACTTTACCTTGGTCGGCCAATCAATGCGCTACAGTGGCGCAGGACGAAATACTTGGCCGACCATGTAAATTTCCTTAGGGGCGTTCATGACCACCGCATTCGACCCGATCGACCTGTCCGGCACCCAGCTCGCCAACCGCATCGCCATGGCCCCGATGACCCGCAGCCGTGCCGGTGACGGCGGTACCGCCACCGATCTCACCGTCGAGTACTACGCCCAGCGCGCCTCGGCCGGTCTCATCATCACCGAGGGCATCCAGCCGTCCGTCGTCGGCCAGGGCTACCCCTTCACCCCGGGTCTGCACAGCGGGGAGCAGGTCGCGTCCTGGCGCAAGGTCACCGACGCGGTGCACGCCGCGGGCGGCCGGATCTTCGCCCAGATCATGCACGCGGGCCGCATCGGCCACCCGGTCCTACTGCCGGACGGACTGACCCCGGTCAGCGCCTCCCCGGTCAAGGCCGACGGTCAGGTCTACACCCACGTGGGACCGAAGGACTTCATCGAGCCGCGTGAGCTGACCGACGCCGAGATCCGGCAGACCGTGGCCGACTTCGCCTCCGCCGCCCGCAACGCCGTCGACGCGGGCTTCGACGGGGTCGAGCTGCACGGTGCCAACGGCTACCTCATCCACCAGTTCCTCGCACCCAACACCAACCTGCGCACCGACGAGTGGGGCGGCTCCGACGAAGCCCGCATCCGGTTCGCCGTCGAGGTGGTCAAGGCCGTCGCCGCCGAGATCGGCGCGGAGCGCACCGGGCTGCGCATCTCGCCCGGAAACGCGTACAACGACATCGACGAGCCCGCACCGGACGCCGTCTACACCGCGCTGGTACAGGAGATCGAGCCGCTCGGCCTGGCCTATCTGCACGTCCTGGAGGCGAAGGAGATCCGCGAGCTGACCCTCGCGCTGCGCAAGCAGTTCTCCGGCACCTTCGTCATCAATGTGCTGACGGACGGACCGACCGGACCGGACGACCACTCGGTGATCGACGACGGAATCGCCGACATCATCTCGTACGGTGCGCTGTTCATCGCCAACCCGGACCTGCCCGCCCGGCTGAAGGCCGGCGGCCCGTTCAACACCCCGGACCCGTCCACCTTCTTCGGCGGGGACGCAAAGGGGTACGTCGACTACCCGGCGCTGGGAGCCTGAAGGCCTACGCCGAATCCCGGCGCACCAGTTCGGTGGGGAGGATCACCGCAGCCGGCTCCTCCCCGCCGATCCGGGCCAGCAGTACCCGTACCATCTCAGCGCTGATCCGGTCCCACGGCTGCCGGATCGTGGTGAGCTCGGGCCGGGACGCGAGCGCCGCCGGCGAGTCGTCGAAGCCGCCGACCGCGACATCCTCCGGCACCCGCCGCCCGCCCTTCTCCAGCGCGGCGAGCACGCCCTGCGCCATCAGGTCGGAGGCGACGAACACCGCGTCGAGGTCCGGGGCCCGCTCCAGCAGCAGTGCGGCGGCCGCCTCGCCGCTCGCCCGGCTGTAGTCGCCCGGGACGATCAGCGCGTCGTCGGCGGGCAGCCCGCACTCGGCGAGCATCTCGCGGTAGCCCGCCAGCCGTTCGACGCCGCCGGGGGTGTCCAGCGGGCCGCTGACCGTACCGATCCGGCGGCGCCCCGACTCGTACAGATAACGCACCATGTCCCGGGCGCCGTCCCGGTCGTCGGCCGCCACATAGCTGACCTTCGAGCCCTGCCCGAGCGGCTTGCCGCAGGCGACGAGCGGGACCCCGGCCTCGTGCAGCCGGGCGGCGACCGGGTCGCCGGAGTGGCTGGAGACCAGCAGCACTCCGTCCACATGACCGGCGATGTAGCGCATGTTCCGGCGGCGTTCCGCCTCGGTTCCCGCGATCATCAGCAGCAGCGGGATGTCGTGCGCGGCCAGCGCGGCGGTGCAGCCCCGCAGCAGCACATTGAAGTTCGGGTCCTCGAAGAACCGCTCCTGCGGCTCGGTGAGCAGGAACGCCACCGAGTCGGAGCGGCCGGTGATCAGCGATCTGGCGTGCCGGTTCACCGTGTAGCCGGTCTTGCGGATCGCGGAGTTGACCGCATCGAGCGCGGCCGGACTCACGTTGTGCCCGCCGTTGAGTACTCGCGAGACCGTGCCGCGCGAGACTCCGGCCTCCCGCGCCACGTCGTGGATGGTCGGCGGCCTGCGGCGTCCCGTGCCGGACTGTCCGTGCCGTCCGGGCTGTCCGGGCTGTTCTGTGCGGCTCATGGTGCATGATCTTTCATCAATGGAAGCCCTGGCGGGGACCGGTCAGGACTTTACGGCGCCGGAGAGCAGGTCGAGGCTCCAGAAGCGCTGGATGACGAGGAACAGCGCGATCAGCGGGACGATTGCCAGCAGCGCCCCCGTAATCACCAGGGTATAGAGGGCCGGGGTGGTGGAGCCCTGCTGGAGCAGGGTGTAGAGGCCCAGGGTGACCGGGAACTTCTCGTCGTCACCGAGCATGATGTACGGGAGCAGGAAGTTGTTCCAGATCGCGACGAACTGGAACAGGAAGACGGTCACCAGACCCGGCAGCATCATCGGCAGGGCGATGGTGCGGAAGATCCGCCACTCGCTGCCGCCGTCCATCCGTCCCGCCTCGATCACATCGCCCGGTACGGCGGAGGCCGCGTAGATCCGGGCGAGATACACCCCGTACGGGGAGAGGATCACCGGCAGCAGGACCGAGAGGTAGGAGTCCGTCAGGTCGGCCTCGGCCAGCAGCAGGTACTGCGGTACGGCGAGGATGACCGGCGGCATCAGCACGCCGGCCAGCAGGATGTTGAAGATGCTCTCCTGCCCGCGGAACCGGTACACGGCCAGGGCGTACCCCGATACCGCGGAGACGGCTGTGGACAGCAGGGCGCCGGCTCCGGCGTAGAACGCCGAGTTGGCCATCCACTTCCAGTACACGCCGTCGCGGTACGCCGACAGATCGGAGACGTTCTGGCGGAAGCCGGTGCCCGGCAGGAAGGTGAAGGTGGAGAACAGCTCGCTGCCGGACTTGGTCGAGGCGACCAGCACCCAGGCGACGGGCAGCAGACAGTAGAGCGCGCCGAGGAGCAGCGCGGCGGTCGGCGCGAGCGCGAAGCGGCGCGAATCCGCGGGGGTGGATGCGAGGCGCGGCGTACTCATCGGGAACCTCCCTTTTCGGTACGGGAGTTGGCCGCCCTGAGGAAGCCGAAGGACAGGACCAGGGTGGCGACGGCGATGATGACCGCCTGAGCGGCCGCCGCGTAGATGTCGTTGTTGACGAAGGCGTCCTGGTAGACCTTCATCAGCGGACTCCAGGTGGTGGAGAGGGAGTTGGTGAGCGGTTTCAGCGTCGTCGGCTCGCTGAACACCTGGAGCGTCGCGATGATCGAGAAGAAGAACGTCAGGACCAGCGACGGCGCCACCATCGGGATCTTGATCCGGAGCGCGATCTGCAGCTGCGAGCAGCCGTCGATCCGTGCCGCCTCGAACACCTCGGCCGGGATCGCCCGCAGCGAGGTGTAGATCACGATCATGTTGAAGCCGGTGCCGCCCCAGACCGCGATGTTGGCGAGGGCGAGATACAGCGGCCCGCCGTCGAGCAGGTCGGGCTGCGGCAGCCCCGCCTTGTCGAGGAGGTAGTAGAAGGGGCTGACGTCCGGGAGATAGAGGAACCCCCACATGAGTGCGGCGACGACACCCGGGATCGCGTACGGAAGGAAGATCGCGAGCCGGGAGAAGCCCCGCAGCCGGAGCCGGTCGGTGTCCAGGAGCAGGGCGAACAGCAGGGCGAGACCGAGCATCACGGGGACGACGATCGCGCCGTAGCCGAGGATGCGCAGCGCGCCGTGCAGCAGTTCCGAGTCGGAGAGCGCACCGGTGTAGTTGGCGAAGCCGGCCCAGATCTCCTCGCGGGCGCCCTTGCCCAGACCGAGCCCCTTGACCTCGGTCCTGCGGAAGCTGAGGTAGAGCGCATACCCGATGGGAAGGGCGAAGAAGAGCAGGAAGAGCACGGTGGCGGGGGCCAGGAAGGCGTACGGGGCGCTCTTGACCCCGTACGCACTCCTGCGGCGTGCGCGTGTCACTCGGAGACCCCGAAGCCCTGCTTCTTGAGGTCGGCGACGGTGGCGTCCTGCATCGCGGTCAGGGCGGGCCCGAAGTCCGACTTGCTCTTGGCGGCCTCGGCGAAGTTGTCCTTGAAGGCGGTGTACGCGACGTTCACGTTCGGGCCCCAGGCGGCGGGGGCGGTGCCCTTCGCGATCTCGGCGGCCTTCGTGTAGAAGTCGGGCTGGTTGGAGAAGTAGTCCGGGGCCTGGGCGAGCGCGCCGCCGGTCTGGGCGGCCGTGGCGGCGGGGTAGATGCCGCTCTCCTTGACCAGTGCGGCCAGCGCCTCGGAGTCCGTGTTCAGCCACTTCGCGAAGGTCGCGGCGGCGGCCTTGTTCTTGGAGTCGTTGGTGACGGCGGTGGAGGAGCCGCCCCAGCTGCCGGTGACGTTCTGGCCGGCCGTCCACTGGGGGAGCGGGGCCATGGCCCACTTGCCCTTGGTGTCGGGCGCCGCCGTGGTGAGGGTGCCGGGCGCCCAGACCGCGCTGACCCAGGCGATCTGCTTGCCGGTGTTGAGCGCCTTGTTCCAGGCCGGGGTGTACATCGGCTGGTTGTCGACGGCGCCCTCCTTGACCAGACCGCCCCAGAAATCGGCGACCTTCTGCGTGGCGGCGTCGTCGATGGCGACCTTCCACTTGTCGCCGCCGGTGGTCCACCACTTCGCTCCGGCCTGCTGGGCGAGGCCCGCGAAGAGACCGGAGTCGTTCGAGGAGAACGTGGTGAGGTCC harbors:
- a CDS encoding aminotransferase class V-fold PLP-dependent enzyme, which produces MEISSLTQAVAAEFAPKSTYLNTSSCGLLPRRTVEAVKTLADENAAGTGAGAGSFDAVDAARTRFAGLVGVGPDRVATGSSVAVHVGLIAASLEPGAEVLVPEGEFSSVVGPLAVRGDLRMRYAPLDALAEAVRPTTALVALSSVQSADGRIADLDAVRAAAAAHGARVLLDATQSAGWLPLDAGAYDYTVTGGFKFLLCPRGTSFLTVTEEAQETLAPLYASWVAGEDRWNSTYGPVGRLAATARRFDEAPAFLAYHGAERSLALLAEIGIDTVHAHNTALAARFRTALAGIGHEPVPGRSAVVAVPGLGGRESALARAGIAVSVRAGNLRAAFHLYNTQADVDHALEVLAG
- a CDS encoding alkene reductase; protein product: MTTAFDPIDLSGTQLANRIAMAPMTRSRAGDGGTATDLTVEYYAQRASAGLIITEGIQPSVVGQGYPFTPGLHSGEQVASWRKVTDAVHAAGGRIFAQIMHAGRIGHPVLLPDGLTPVSASPVKADGQVYTHVGPKDFIEPRELTDAEIRQTVADFASAARNAVDAGFDGVELHGANGYLIHQFLAPNTNLRTDEWGGSDEARIRFAVEVVKAVAAEIGAERTGLRISPGNAYNDIDEPAPDAVYTALVQEIEPLGLAYLHVLEAKEIRELTLALRKQFSGTFVINVLTDGPTGPDDHSVIDDGIADIISYGALFIANPDLPARLKAGGPFNTPDPSTFFGGDAKGYVDYPALGA
- a CDS encoding MarR family winged helix-turn-helix transcriptional regulator, which translates into the protein MKAEPVDPVCTELPSAARGGPVSHAVSRVARLHRIAAGKALRCAGLYPGQEFLMMYLWDAGAARQSELIKAADLDPSTVTKMLQRLEQAGHVRRRPDPDDRRAVLVEASEDSCALHLDVERAWTNLEKRTLAGLDATERAELARLLAKVEENLSRETENCPEGS
- a CDS encoding extracellular solute-binding protein, coding for MKYRIVAVSTAAALAATGLLSGCGSSDDDGGDGPAASGPVSLTYWAWAPGLDKVADIWNAGEGKKTGIKVTVKKQASGDDLVTKIITAAKAHKAPDLVQAEYQALPTLVSNDVLADISKEAGDAKGKFADGIWQQTTLGSDALYAVPQDSGPLMFYYRQDLFEQYGLSVPTTWDEFAETARTLKKKAPGKDLTTFSSNDSGLFAGLAQQAGAKWWTTGGDKWKVAIDDAATQKVADFWGGLVKEGAVDNQPMYTPAWNKALNTGKQIAWVSAVWAPGTLTTAAPDTKGKWAMAPLPQWTAGQNVTGSWGGSSTAVTNDSKNKAAAATFAKWLNTDSEALAALVKESGIYPAATAAQTGGALAQAPDYFSNQPDFYTKAAEIAKGTAPAAWGPNVNVAYTAFKDNFAEAAKSKSDFGPALTAMQDATVADLKKQGFGVSE
- a CDS encoding LacI family DNA-binding transcriptional regulator, translating into MSRTEQPGQPGRHGQSGTGRRRPPTIHDVAREAGVSRGTVSRVLNGGHNVSPAALDAVNSAIRKTGYTVNRHARSLITGRSDSVAFLLTEPQERFFEDPNFNVLLRGCTAALAAHDIPLLLMIAGTEAERRRNMRYIAGHVDGVLLVSSHSGDPVAARLHEAGVPLVACGKPLGQGSKVSYVAADDRDGARDMVRYLYESGRRRIGTVSGPLDTPGGVERLAGYREMLAECGLPADDALIVPGDYSRASGEAAAALLLERAPDLDAVFVASDLMAQGVLAALEKGGRRVPEDVAVGGFDDSPAALASRPELTTIRQPWDRISAEMVRVLLARIGGEEPAAVILPTELVRRDSA
- a CDS encoding carbohydrate ABC transporter permease codes for the protein MSTPRLASTPADSRRFALAPTAALLLGALYCLLPVAWVLVASTKSGSELFSTFTFLPGTGFRQNVSDLSAYRDGVYWKWMANSAFYAGAGALLSTAVSAVSGYALAVYRFRGQESIFNILLAGVLMPPVILAVPQYLLLAEADLTDSYLSVLLPVILSPYGVYLARIYAASAVPGDVIEAGRMDGGSEWRIFRTIALPMMLPGLVTVFLFQFVAIWNNFLLPYIMLGDDEKFPVTLGLYTLLQQGSTTPALYTLVITGALLAIVPLIALFLVIQRFWSLDLLSGAVKS
- a CDS encoding DsbA family oxidoreductase, with product MRVEIWSDIACPWCYIGKARFEKGLAGFAHRDQVEVVHRSFELDPGRAKGDTAQVIDMLAQKYGRTREEARSMEANVAANAHAEGLGYRTEGRDHGNTFDIHRLLHLAKARGRQDELLTLAYRANFAEERSVFDAEVLIELALEAGLDGDEARAVLADPEAYAAEVRADEQEASELGANAVPFFVLDRRYGISGGQPAEVFAQALEQAWKDRPLTAIGSDGAACDADGACEVPQAGSQG
- a CDS encoding carbohydrate ABC transporter permease; its protein translation is MTRARRRSAYGVKSAPYAFLAPATVLFLLFFALPIGYALYLSFRRTEVKGLGLGKGAREEIWAGFANYTGALSDSELLHGALRILGYGAIVVPVMLGLALLFALLLDTDRLRLRGFSRLAIFLPYAIPGVVAALMWGFLYLPDVSPFYYLLDKAGLPQPDLLDGGPLYLALANIAVWGGTGFNMIVIYTSLRAIPAEVFEAARIDGCSQLQIALRIKIPMVAPSLVLTFFFSIIATLQVFSEPTTLKPLTNSLSTTWSPLMKVYQDAFVNNDIYAAAAQAVIIAVATLVLSFGFLRAANSRTEKGGSR